The genomic interval cttatttctttctttgggggggatttttttgaacattttttggggagattttttttgctggggaattttttaaatctttttttttttctttttaattttgttggaattttggggggattttttttcaaggtttttgggagttttttgggattttttgggtttgttttgttttcccagtgtTGGATCCGAGactttttttggtaaaaaaaaaaagaaaaaagaaaaaaaaaaaaagacaaaagaacaaaaaaaaaaaaaggaaaaaaaaaaggaaaaaagaaaatcccgggaattttttttgtttctgaatcCAGCTGGGAACCCCCTCAGGATCCTGGGATTCCCGGAAAACCAAAAGCAGACAAAGCTGGAATTCTTCATCGCTCCGAGGATTTGTTATAAAAATTCTTAATTTCGCAATTCCGAGTGGAGTTTTTGGGGAAttcggggggtttggggtggggaatTCCGAGAgagccttaaaaaaaatgggaaaaattgggaaaaatgggggaaaatggggaataaatgggggaattgggaaaaatgggaaaaattgggaaaagcagaggaaaatgggaggaaaagggagggaacgggcaaaaaagagaaaaaatgggatCTGAGGAATTCTGGGAATGCTGGGCGAGAGAATCCagtgaattttggggtaaattcctcaaattcctcccaaaattcccccagaAATCAACACAAAGACACCAAAACCTCAAATTCCGTTTATTGAAGTGactgaaaatgggaatttttttgggaaatCTCTGGAATTCCGGGATTTTttcaggatttgggaattcagGGGGATCTCCCCAATGTCCAAATCCTCCAAAATTTGGGATCAAGCCCCAAAAAATCAACACAAAGGCACCAAAACTCCTTCAAATTCCGTTTATTAAAGCGACAAAAaatattgggaatttttttgggagAAAGGCTGAAATTCCAGGGTTTCTCCCCAGTatccaaacccccaaattttgggataaaccccccaaaattccctaaaataAACCCAACACAAAGGCACCAAAACTCCTTCAAAATTCCGTTTATTGGAACCCGAAAAGCgcgggggtttggggtttttttgggggaaaacgCTGAAATTCCCGGATTTTttcaggatttgggaattccagggttTCTCCCTGGtatccaaacccccaaaatttgggataaaccccccaaaattcccaaaaaaaaaccccaacacaaaGGCACCAAAACTCCTTCAAATTCTGTTTATTAAAGCGACAAAAAATATCgggaatttttggggagaaACTCTGGAATTCCCGGATTTTttcaggatttgggaattccagggtttctccccagtatccaaacccccaaaatttccaaaatttgggataaaaacccccaaaattccctaaaataAACCCAACACAAAGGCACCAAAACTCCTTCAAACTCCGTTTATTAAAGCGACAAAAAATATCgggaatttttggggagaaACTCTGGAATTCCAGGGTTTTTTCAGGATTTAGGAATTCCAGGGTTTCTCCCCAGtatccaaacccccaaaatttccaaaatttgggataaaaacccccaaaattccctaaaataAACCCAACACAAAGGCACCAAAACTCCTTCAAACTCCGTTTATTAAAGCGACAAAAAATATCgggaatttttggggagaaACTCTGGAATTCCAGGGTTTTTTCAGGATTTAGGAATTCCAGGGTTTCTCCCCAGtatccaaacccccaaaatttccaaaatttgggataaaaacccccaaaattccctaaaataAACCCAACACAAAGGCACCAAAACTCCTTCCAAATTCCGTTTATTGGAACCCGAAGAGCgcggggggtttggggtttttttgggggaaaacgCTGAAATTCCCGGATTTTCTGGCGGTTCCCGGGTTTCCCCGGCGGTTCCCGGATTTCCAGGagattttcccagaaaaaattCCCGGGTTTCCTGGGAGTTTCCGGGCTCACCGGAGCAGGTGGAAGGTGAGCCAGTACATGAAGAGTGGCTGCGCGGCGGCGATGGCCATGGTCAGGTACATGCGCAGCTGGTTCTTGGCTCCCCGCACCAAAACCCCCTCGGCCGCCGCCTCCGACAGCAGCTTCAGCCGCAGCGTCCGGATCTGGGGCGAAATCAccgaaatttgggaaaattgggattcagaacaaaaaaaacaccaccaaaaatcccattaaaattgcatttaaaacccccaaaatcggCGCCAAAACCCCCAGGGTGGAGGGATCCAAGAGCAGCTTCAGCCGCAGCGTCCGGATCTGGGGCGAAATccgggaaatttgggaaaaaattgggatttagaacaaaaaaaaggctaaaaaaggccaaaaatcccattaaaattgcatttaaaacacTCAAAATCAGCGCCAAAACCCCCTCGGCCGCCGcctcccagagcagcttcaGCCGCAGCGTCCGGATCTGGGGCGAAATccgggaaatttgggaaaattgggatttagaacaaaaaaaacccaccaaaaatcccattaaaattgcattaaaaacccccaaaatcggCCCCAAAACCTCCAGGGTGGAGGGATCCAAGAGCAGCTTCAGCCGCAGCGTCCGGATCTGGGGCGAATTcaccaaaatttgggatttagaagcaaataaaggaaaaaaaaacccaacccaaagttaaagaaaaaaatcccaaaattaaaaaaaaaaatctgattgaaATGAGCCAAAATcggccccaaaaattccaaaaatcagaataaagcACAAAACCCCCCCGAGCAGCATTTAAAGGatgaaattttgggaattcttggAAATTTGGAGCAAATTCCGGGGAATTTCAccaatcccaaaaaccccatggcccaaaaaaatccaaaatttcccaaaaatcccctcaaaaatcagagaacaaagcaaaaatcctCCATGAACATCTTTTAAAGGATGAAATTTGGGTGAATTCTTGGAAATTTGGAGCAAATTCCTGGGAATTCCTCCAATCCTGAAGAGCCCAAATCTCCAAACACaccccagaaaaaccccaaaaaaccccaaaaaaaccccccaaaaaaccccaaaaaatatcccaaaaaaaccccaaaaaatccccaaaaacccccaaaaaaatcccaaaaaaaccccaaaaaatccccaaaaaacccaaaaaagcccccaaaaaacccccaaaaaaatcccaaaaaaaccccaaaaaatatcccaaaaaaaccccaaaaaaacccaaaaaacccccaaaaaaatccccaaaaaaacccaaaaaatatcccaaaaaaaccccaaaaaacccaaaaaaaccccaaaaaaccccccaaaatatcccaaaaaaatcccaaaaaaatccccaaaaatcccaaaaaggCCCGAAAAGGCCCCAAAAGGCCCCAGACTCACCATGAAGACAAAAATGCTCAAACAGCACCAGGTCAAGGCCACGTAGTACCCgaccctgcccaggagcagcccggCCACGAGCCCCACGATCATCCTGGAGAGAGGGAGTTTAACCAAAAATGGGGAGtttgaccccaaaaatggggagtttgaccccaaaaatggggagtttaaccccaaaaatggggagtttaaaccccaaaattggggagtttgaccccaaaaatggggagtttaACCAAAAATTGAGGGGTTTAATCCCAAAAATTGGGGGATTTTaacccaaaatttgggattttaaccccaaaattggggggaTTTGAaaccaaaatttgggattttaacCCCAAAATTGAGGGGTTTAATCccaaaaattggggattttaaCCAAAATTGGGGGATTTTAACCCAAAACTGGGGATTGTAACCCAAAATTGGGGGGTTTTAACCAAAAATGGAGATTTTAAGCCAAAATTGGGGAATTTTAAGCCAAAATTGGGGATTTTAACCCAAAACTGGGGGATTTCATCCCAAAACTCTGagtaaaaaccccaaattttggggattttgtggaatttttggggtgttttgagcgggattttgagggaatttgtggtgattttggggcatttcaaggtgatttttggagatttttggggtaaaaccaccgaatttggggattttggggattattttgaattttgggggattggGAGAGAACTTTGGGCGGGAATTGGGGCGTTTTGAGcgggattttggggcaattCCTGGCGATTTTGGGGCAATTCCTGGCGATTTTGGGGCGTttcaagggtttttttggggggattttgggggtaaaaatgccaaatttggggcatttttggggattATTTCGAATTGTGGGGGATTGGGAGAGAACTTTGGGAGGAAATCAGGGCATTcccagtgggattttgggggaatttgtgGCGATTTTGGGGCAACTCCTGGcgattttggggcatttcaaGGGGGTTTTTTGGAATTtgctggggatttttggggtaaaaaacGGGGATTTTGGCTCACCCCACGTATTTGTAGCCAGCGAAGGCCACGAGGTCGATGGGGGTGAGGTCGGTGCTGACGGTGACCAAGTAAAGGCTCAGGAGAACgctcagcacctccagcagcagccaggccagcgCCGAGCTCgccaccagccccaggctgtCCGGGGAAAATCTGGGGAtttcaaaccaaaaaaatgaggggtttgggtgggggaaaactggggaaaaattggggaaaaggaggaaaaaaattggggaaaaatcgggtgaaaaacggggaaaaaacggggaaaaaattggattttttgggatttttttaagggtttttgtttcggtttttggggatttttggaggggtttatttgggtttttttgaggtttttttggggttttttgggggatttttggagttGTTTTGGCTCAGGAGAACgctcagcacctccagcagcagccaggccagcgCCGAGCTCgccaccagccccaggctgtCCGGGGAAAATCTGGGGATTCCACCCAAAAAAATGAGGGGTTTGGGTGggggaaaactggggaaaaaatgggggaaaatcggggaaaaaatgggaaaaaatcgGGGAAAAATCGGGGAAAAATCAGgtgaaaaacggggaaaaaacggagaaaaaattgaattttttgggattttttaagggtttttgtttcgttttttggggatttttggagggggtttggggagattttttgggtttttttgaggggtttatttgggtttttttgaggggaggttttgggttttttggggttttttggggattttttggctCAGCGCCGAGCTCgccaccagccccaggctgtCCGGGGAAAATCTGGGGAtttcaaaccaaaaaaatgaggggtttgggtgggggaaaactggggaaaaatcggggaaaaggaggaaaaaaattggggaaaaattgggggaaaaattgggggaaaaatgtggGAGAAATTGGAGGAAATTAAgggaaattgggggggaaactgggggaaaattggggaaaattgaggaaaaattgggcaaaaattgggggaaaactgggagaaaatggggggaaattggggaaaattggggggaaaatgggatttttgggggaaaaaaagggatttttaggTAGAAAatagggatttttggggaaaaaaagggattttcgTACCTGTTTTGGGTGCCCAAAGCGAGGCCGGCGAGGAGGATGTAGGTGAGGAAGGCCATGGCTGTGAGcaagaaaattgggaattttggggagttttttggggaattttggggagatttttgtTGAATTTTGGAGGTTTTATTGGGAATTTCGGGGATTTCAGGAGATTTGGAAGAAAATTCTGGAGattttgagggatttggggagaattttaggaatttttgaggaaattttGGGCTCCTGAGAATTTTGGGGATccctgggagggtttggggggcaccagggtggatttgggggggtccaaAGATGGATTttgagggtttggggggtcccagggggagTTTTACGGTCCTgagttggattttggggtttttgggggtcctgatccggattttggggttcccagcgGGTCCTgagctggattttgggggtcccagggggaatttggggttcccaggggggggtttgggggttctgatctggatttttggggtttttgggggtcctgAGCTGGATTCTGGGGTTCCCAGGGGGTCCCgatcaggattttggggtttttgggggttcggatctggattttggggttcccaggggGGTCCCgatcaggattttggggtgcccgggggttttggggtgcccaccCGGGATGTAGAGGTCGGGGGCGTTGACATCGAAGCGCGGAGCCACCGGGGTGTCCTGCTGGTACCGCACCTGCCAGTCCTGGGGCCGGGGCGTCAGCGAGCCCAAacacccaaaaaccaccccaaacaccccaaaaaccaccccaaacaccccaaaaaccaccccaaacaccccaaaacgagccaaaataccccaaaaatcaccccaaacaccccaaaaaccaccccaaacaccccaaaacgaGCCAAGACACCCCAAAACGagccaaaacaccccaaaacgagccaaaacaccccaaaaaccaccccaaacaccccaaaacgagccaaaacaccccaaaaccaccccaaacaccccaaaaaccaccccaaacaccccaaaacgagcccaaacaccccaaaaacgagccaaaacaccccaaaacgagcccaaacaccccaaaacgagcccaaacaccccaaaacgaGCCCAAACACCCAAAAACGAGCCAAGACACCCCAAAACGagcccaaacaccccaaaaaccagcccaaacaccccaaaacgagccaagacaccccaaaaaccaccccaaacaccccaaaacgaGCCCAAACACCCAAAAACGAGCCAAGACACCCCAAAACGagccaaaacaccccaaaaatcaccccaaacaccccaaaacccaccccaaacaccccaaaacgaGCCAAGACACCCCAAAACGagccaaaacaccccaaaacgagccaaaacaccccaaaaaccaccccaaacaccccaaaaaccaccccaaacaccccaaaacgagccaaaataccccaaaaatcaccccaaacaccccaaaaaccaccccaaacaccccaaaacgagccaaaacaccccaaaaccaccccaaacaccccaaaaaccaccccaaacaccccaaaaaccaccccagacccaccccaaatccccaaaacccacaaataTCCCAAAACCCCCTCCAAAATACCTCCAAAACGCacccaaatattcccaaaaccGCAGGAATtgccccaaaattaccccaaaaaccaacccaaataccccaaaaccatcccaagaaccccaaaccctcccaagtaccccaaaccaccccaaatacccccaaaaaacaacccagatACCCCCAAACCGCTCCAAataccccaaatccaccccgaGCATCCCAAGTACCCCCAAAACAGCCTGAATACCCCAAAACCCGTCCAAAAGAGCCCGAAATTTCATCAGAACCTTTCCCAATCCATCCCAGTAACCCCAAAccctttcccagtccctccaaaaatcccagtggaccccaaaattccctcccagtccctcccagttcccccaaaaatcccagtggaccccaaaattccctcccagtgcccccaaaccccctcccagtccctccagtGCCCCCAAATCctgtcccagtccatcccagtccctgccagtctctcccagttcccccaaaaatgccagtggaccccaaaattctctcccagtgccccctaaccctaacccagtccagcccagtgcccccaaaccccctcccagtccctcccagtccctcccagtccctcccagtgcccccaaaccccctcccagtccctcccagtccctcccagtccctcccagtgcccccaaagCCCGTCCCAGTAACCCCTGaccccctcccagtccctcccagtccctcccagtaacCCCTGaccccctcccagtgcccccaaagcccctcccagtccctcccagtaacCCCTGaccccctcccagtgcccccaaagcccctcccagtccctcccagtgcccccaaatCCTGTCCAGGTCCATCCCAGTCgccccaaagcccatcccaatgctcccaaaccccctcccagtccctcccagtaaccccaaaccccctcccagtgcccccaaaccccctcccagtccctcccagtcccccccaatgcccccaaaccccatcccagtccccccaaaccccttcccagtgcctcccagtgctcccaatgCCCCCAAACCCCGTCCCagtccccccaaaccccctcccagtccctcccagtccctcccagtccccccaaagcccctcccagtgcccccaaaccctgtcccagtccctcccagtccctcccagtgcctcccagtccctcccagtgcccccaaaccccctcccagtccctcccagtgcccccaaaccccgtcccagtccctcccagtccctcccagtgcccccaaagCCCGTCCCAGTAACCCCTGaccccctcccagtccctcccagtccccccaaagcccctcccagtgcccccaaaccctgtcccagtccctcccagtccctcccagtgcccccaaagCCCGTCCCAGTAACCCCTGaccccctcccagtccctcccagtccctcccagtaacCCCTGaccccctcccagtccctcccagtccctcccagtaacCCCTGaccccctcccagtccctcccagtccctcccagtccctcccagtacctGGTGGCCGAAGGGGAAGACGAGCAGCCGCAGTTTCCTGCCCACGTACACGGTGTCCACAGCAAAGTAATACTTGAGGCGGCTCACGGGCACCCAGCGGCCCAGCTGGGGACAATTCCCACCTCACACCAGGTTCTAAcattttcccaggtttttccatttttctccccgttttttctgattttttttcttattttttccccattttttcccttttttttctgattttttccccactttttttccaattttttccctattgtttccccatttttccccactttttttccaatttttccttatcttttccCTATTTCCCCCccacttttttcccattttttctggtttttttccctatttttcccagttttttctcggtttctccccatttccccctcccttttttcccatttcccccccattttttgatttttcaccatttcccccccatttttctctttttccccatccccaccccctttttccccatttcccccctttttcctcagtttttccccatttacctcattttccccccacgttttcctccccatttcccactggtttttccacattatttttccccatttctcctctttttttcccccagtttttccaccttatttccccccatttcctccctttttccccccattatttcccccctATTTTCCCCTGGTTTTACCAcgttttttccccgtttttcccccatATTCCCCCGGCTTTTCCCGTTATTGGGCAGTCCGAGGATGAACCTGGGGTATCCCAATGGAAGTTTTGGCATTCCcaggaaattttgggggattcCTCTCCcgtttttccccctcatttcccccccatttcccccggTTTTCCCCcgttatttcccattttccccgtTATTTCCCGTTCTCCCCTCACTCACGTTCCCCTCCACATGtgaggccaggctgctcccgTAGGCCGCGGCCAGCGTGCTCACGGGCTCGGCCAGGAACGCCCCGGGCGGCCCGAACGGTGCCGAGGATGATGAAGATGACGAGGCCGACGAGGCCGAaggcggcggcggagccccGAACCCGCGGCCCGGTGAAGCCCCGGTAGCGCTCGTGTCCTCGAACAGCGGCCGCGGATCGGCCAAGCGAGCGGGCCCGCGGCGTTTTGGGGCTAAAAAATAAGGGAACGGTGAAACTTAGGGGGTTTAGGGGGTTTAAAACCCGAATTTCCCTCACGGAACTCACGGGGAGCGGCGGGGtccatggcggcggcggcgcttcCGGGTTCGGCGTTACCGGGGGTCACGTGGGTGAAATGAGAGGTTGTGATTGGCAGGGAGGGCGGAAGTTGTGCCCGGAGTTAAGATGGCGGCGTTGCCGAGAGTTAAAAGATGGCGGCTGCGGCGTTCTTGTTGTTTCCATGGCAACGGGGCTACAGCGCGCTCGTGACGGCTCGGAGTGTCCCTATAATGTCCCAAGGGGTGTCGCCAAtgctgctggggctgcgggAGCGTCACGGGCTCCGGTAAGGTCCATAACGGCGGTACTTCCGTGTTCGACACCGGGAATCACGTGGGGAAGGCGGGAGGTTGTGATTGGCTGGGGGGCCGGAAGTGGTTGGCAGGAAGAGGAGCTCGTGCCCGGAGTTAAGATGGCGGCCGTGCCACGCTGGGGTTGTCATGGTAACGGGGGCGCGCTGGGGCCTAGTGCCTGCCCGagatgtccccagggtgtccccaggcccgggatgtccccagggtcacaATGTCACGGTCATGGCAGTGGCCCCGGTGGCGGGAATCGTGaggggagagaagagagaaatgtgggtagagaagagagggaaaggtgaggggaaaaaagggcagaaaacatgaggggaagagagagggaaacgtgaggggaaaagagaggggaatgtgaggggaaaagggagggaaatgtgagggggaaagggggtgaaatgtgagggggaaagagagaaatgtgaggggaagagagaaatgtgaggggaaatgAGGGAAACGTGAGGGGAGAAAACGGCGGGAATTGTGAAgcgaaaagagagagaaatgtgaggggaaaagggagggaaacgTGCGGGGGAAAGTGCAGCAAACCTGAGGGGAAAAGAGTTAAAAACGTGACtctttataacctaaaactatatttaacgcaccacttaagagaattaacacAACATTACTTCTTAACACAAcacataaaatattcattttaatatttgcgaaaagccaatcacagaatacgcatttttcacacccAGGGAAATCCCAGTATGATCAGCTACaatcccagtttgtcccagtccctcccaggaCTGTCACTCCAGTCCCGCCCCAGTTCCAGACGCCGCCCGTACTGGAGGGGGCGTGGCTAAAGCGGCGGGCGTGGCCGGGATCGGCTCACGTGATCTCGAGGTGTGGGCGTGGCTAAAGCGCTAGGCGCGGCCAGGATCCGATCACGTGATCTCGTCGTGTGGGCGTGGCCAGAGGTTGTGTGGTAAAGCGGAAGTGGCTGTGACGCCACTTCCGGAAGAACCGCGAACATGGCGCTGTTCGAGCAGATGCGGGCGAACGTGGGAAAACTGCTGCGGGGCATCGACcggtactgggagcactgggagggactgggagaggatTGGGGGGCCCTGAGGGGACCCCAGGTGTGTAatggggggtcccaggtgtgtaatggggggtcccaggtgtgtcagaGT from Molothrus aeneus isolate 106 unplaced genomic scaffold, BPBGC_Maene_1.0 scaffold_30, whole genome shotgun sequence carries:
- the LOC136570274 gene encoding protein YIF1B-like — translated: MDPAAPPPKRRGPARLADPRPLFEDTSATGASPGRGFGAPPPPSASSASSSSSSSAPFGPPGAFLAEPVSTLAAAYGSSLASHVEGNLGRWVPVSRLKYYFAVDTVYVGRKLRLLVFPFGHQDWQVRYQQDTPVAPRFDVNAPDLYIPAMAFLTYILLAGLALGTQNRFSPDSLGLVASSALAWLLLEVLSVLLSLYLVTVSTDLTPIDLVAFAGYKYVGMIVGLVAGLLLGRVGYYVALTWCCLSIFVFMIRTLRLKLLSEAAAEGVLVRGAKNQLRMYLTMAIAAAQPLFMYWLTFHLLR